In Roseiconus lacunae, the DNA window CGTGGCATCCAATGTCTTCTACGGCAACGTCTGCAATTTTATCAACAAGTCAAAGCTGCGTTTTGAACCGTTATTCGCAATCATTCGCGACGCGATCTCAACCGGTGGCACCTTTGCAACGGTTCGCTCGTCACGGTTGTCGGTATTGATTCTCGACGCGGATGTCGCCGACCGAACCTGGCTCGCAGCACAAATCGAGCAGTTGCCAAGCCTACAATGCCGACCACTGATCGCGGATTCGATCGAATCGGCTAGCAAACTTCTGAAACGATCCGCGATAGATTGTGTTTTAATCAATGAAAGGCTGCCCGGCGAAGATGCCGCCGGATTCATCGGTCAACTCTCGACACGTCAGCCGTTTTTGCCACTCATCGCGATGGCTGACAGTCGGCAGGAATCGCTATCCTTTGAGGCAATTCGAAGTGGCGCTAAGCACCATTTGGTCAAGGCGAATCTCACTCCAGAATTACTCGAAGCGGCCATACGTTCGGCGGTCGATCAGAAAGAGCTTGAGAGCAAAATCGCGCAGCGCGATGCGTTTATCTATGCCTGCCAACAAAAAGAAGCCCAGTGGCAAGAGCGACTTGAGCTTGTCGTCTCGTCCGCGAACGCGGTGATATGGGACATCGATTATCCGACAGGAATCGTGACCGTCAATGATTGCTTCACAGACGTCTTCGGCTTTGAAGTTGACGAACATACCACGACGATCGCGTCGATCGTAAAATTGCTCCACCCGGAATACGATCCGAGTGAAATACTTTGCGGTGACCATCGACCCGAAGTTGATCTTTGCGAGTCGATCGTCCGAATGCGCTGTCGAGATGATTCATGGAAGTGGATCCAGTCGCGAGGCAAAATCGTCGAACGAGATGCGACAGGCAAGCCGCTTCGTGCGGCCGGAATTTTTCTCGACGTCACCAACCAAAAAGAAAATGCAGACGAAGTGCTGCGAAAAAATGAGGAGCTGCAACGGTTTGCCCATGTCACCTCGCATGACCTCCGCGAACCGCTACGCATGATCACGTGTTTTACAGAACTCTTGCGTGAAGAATATGCAGACCAACTTGACGCGGACGCTCAACGCTACATCGCGTTCGCCAATGACAACGCAAAACGGATGCAAGCTCTGATCAACGATCTGCTAGAGTATTCTCGCTTTGGTACGCTGAACGAACAGCCAACACTGGTCAATCTAAATTCGGTGCTGGACAAAATCTCCAATGATCTTTCCATTGCCATTCTTGAATCCAACGCAACTTTGACAATCGGTGATCTGCCTAGTGTCCGTTGCGTCGAAACAAAAATGTACTCGCTGCTTCAAAACTTGATCGCAAATTCAATCAAGTACAGGGACCCGAGCCGATCGCTATCGATCGATGTCCAGGCGAAATGCGACAACGGATTCACCGTCATTTCGGTGACCGACAATGGCATCGGGATGGAGCAAAAGTTTGAATCAAAGGTGTTCGAGCCGTTTCAACGGCTGCACGGAAGAGAGGAATACTCAGGGACAGGGATTGGCCTGGCTATTTGTAAGCGGATTGTCAACGAATTGGGCGGCCGGATCTCAGTCAAGGCACAGAAAGGACTCGGCGCAACGTTTTCGTTTACCGTCCCGGACCATCTGATCGAACAACCCAGTCCGGTGATTCCCAAGCATCATCAACGGCG includes these proteins:
- a CDS encoding ATP-binding protein yields the protein MNQSPPVDRVYRILVITPDQQAFEEFSIAFCEGQQVERGQVRFSLHHATEPNRSILALSELDPDVVVLDETMQYGGRQSAAEAIASEKPRVPIVVLTDQSSEFVASNVFYGNVCNFINKSKLRFEPLFAIIRDAISTGGTFATVRSSRLSVLILDADVADRTWLAAQIEQLPSLQCRPLIADSIESASKLLKRSAIDCVLINERLPGEDAAGFIGQLSTRQPFLPLIAMADSRQESLSFEAIRSGAKHHLVKANLTPELLEAAIRSAVDQKELESKIAQRDAFIYACQQKEAQWQERLELVVSSANAVIWDIDYPTGIVTVNDCFTDVFGFEVDEHTTTIASIVKLLHPEYDPSEILCGDHRPEVDLCESIVRMRCRDDSWKWIQSRGKIVERDATGKPLRAAGIFLDVTNQKENADEVLRKNEELQRFAHVTSHDLREPLRMITCFTELLREEYADQLDADAQRYIAFANDNAKRMQALINDLLEYSRFGTLNEQPTLVNLNSVLDKISNDLSIAILESNATLTIGDLPSVRCVETKMYSLLQNLIANSIKYRDPSRSLSIDVQAKCDNGFTVISVTDNGIGMEQKFESKVFEPFQRLHGREEYSGTGIGLAICKRIVNELGGRISVKAQKGLGATFSFTVPDHLIEQPSPVIPKHHQRRSARLMRV